The Thermomicrobiales bacterium DNA segment GCAATTTGAGCGCGTGATCGATAGCCGTCTCTTCACTCTGCTGAAGCCAGCCATCGGTCGCCAGCTTGCCATCTCGCGCATCCAGACCAACTGCGATGCGATCGCCCCACTTGTCGACCAGTTCACCAACGAGATCCGGCGTCGAAACCGCCGCTGTTCCAAGGATGACGCGATCGATGCCGAGTTTCAGGTACCGCTCGGCGGTTTCCACTGAGCGGATGCCGCCGCCAAGCTCGATCGGCAGTTGCACCGCTGACCTGATCGCTGCAACTGCGCGCGCGTTCGTTGTCGAGCCGGTGCGCGCTCCATCCAGATCGACGACGTGGAGCCATTCGGCTCCGGCGCTCTGCCAGCGGATCGCTGCATCGACCGGATTGGCATCGAAGACGGTCTCCTGAGTGAAGTCACCTTCGACCAGGCGAACGGCCTTTCCGTCTCGCAAGTCGATGGCCGGATAGATGATCATTCGCCTGCCGCCCAGCGTTCCTTGGTCGATTTGTCGACCTCGCTCACCCAGGTTGCCAGAAAGTCGATCCCTGCTGGCCCGCTCTTTTCTGGGTGGAACTGCGTGCCCCAGACGTTGCCACGCTTCACCAC contains these protein-coding regions:
- the hisA gene encoding 1-(5-phosphoribosyl)-5-[(5-phosphoribosylamino)methylideneamino]imidazole-4-carboxamide isomerase; its protein translation is MIIYPAIDLRDGKAVRLVEGDFTQETVFDANPVDAAIRWQSAGAEWLHVVDLDGARTGSTTNARAVAAIRSAVQLPIELGGGIRSVETAERYLKLGIDRVILGTAAVSTPDLVGELVDKWGDRIAVGLDARDGKLATDGWLQQSEETAIDHALKLRRAGVATFIVTDIHRDGKLQGPNLKQLEQAQFALQSGIIASGGISTLEDVREVAAIGVDGAIIGRALYDGRIDLAEAISAARES